Within Streptomyces roseirectus, the genomic segment GTGCCATGGGCGAAGGAGGTGCCGGGAATGACACCGTCGGGAGTCCTCAGAGTGAACGACGCCTCGTCCGCCGGTACGGTCTGACCGAAGTTGGGGACCTGGATGTCGAAGTGGACGGGGCGGCCAGGGCCGAACGTCACGCTGGCAGTCTGGTCGCCGTAGCGGCCGGCAGTGATCGCCAGAGGCGTGCCGTGGTCGGAGAAACGTACGTCCGTGGGAGAGCCGGCCAGGGTGCAGGGCGCGTACCCGCGAGGAGCGGTCAGGGTCACCCGGAAGTGGATGTGCCCCGCGCTGGACTGGTCCTGGGCGATCTTCGCCAGGTGGTTCGCGGGTCGGCAGGCCGACGGTGCGGTGGATGTGTGGGGTGCGGCCTGAGCAGTGCCGATGGCGCCGGCGGTCAGCAGGGCGGTGGCCGCTGCGGTGACAAACTTGCGGTTCATGTTCATGCCGGACTCCTCGCTACGGTGTCGTGGTGCCCTACACGTACCCGGCGCCGTGGAGGGCAGTGTCTCAAGACCGTCACGAGCGGGTATTTCCCGGCAAAGCACCGCTATTGCCGGTGGCCGCGGCCATCGCCACGCAAGGTTCCCGGGGCATGAGGCGTGGCGTGCCATCGTGCGGCGCCGGCCGGAGACGACAGGCGTCAGACTTCGGTCGGCGTTCCTCCTGCGAAGCAACGGACTGGAAGGTGGTGCGACCCGCCCTGACCGCGCCCCGTCCGAGGACAAATGGCCGTACTCATTCGGTGCTGGGCTGCACCACAGAGCAGGTCCTCTTCAAGAATGCCTCCAGGGCCCGTGCCGGGGCTTCCAGAAGTGCCTCGCCCTCCGGGGAGCTGAGGGTGACGCAGACGACGCCTCGGCCGTTGCGCAAGGACGGCCACACACGGACGTCACCGGCACCGGTGCGCCGGCGCAGCCCGGCGGCGAGGACATCCCGGGAGAA encodes:
- a CDS encoding DUF4232 domain-containing protein is translated as MNMNRKFVTAAATALLTAGAIGTAQAAPHTSTAPSACRPANHLAKIAQDQSSAGHIHFRVTLTAPRGYAPCTLAGSPTDVRFSDHGTPLAITAGRYGDQTASVTFGPGRPVHFDIQVPNFGQTVPADEASFTLRTPDGVIPGTSFAHGTFRVATGTLIGPVQPGA
- a CDS encoding SsgA family sporulation/cell division regulator, encoding MSCELHWRPVVSVESSLPVPAVLRYGTADSYAVQATFRTGAEETVEGVFSRDVLAAGLRRRTGAGDVRVWPSLRNGRGVVCVTLSSPEGEALLEAPARALEAFLKRTCSVVQPSTE